In the genome of Osmerus mordax isolate fOsmMor3 chromosome 10, fOsmMor3.pri, whole genome shotgun sequence, the window agagataggaaccTTGACAATCCCGTTGACGATGGCCTGAGCTGAAGGTTTGATGTATCCTTTGCTGGTGATCATGAAGAGCGTGTACTGGAAGTATCCAGCcaggccagagtgtgtgtgtgtcccgctcATCACCACATTGTCCTGTCGGTACAGGCTGCCGTACTTGACCTTTAGCTCGTTCAGCACCTGCAACACATCAGCATGTATCAGACAAACCCTGACGCTACAACGCAGGGATGGTGTCATACTCAAATGTGTGTCCGTGAGAGGAGGATACAGGCTGGATAACAGCCTTCGGCTAAAAGGCTAACACATTTACTTTATAACATAAGTGTAGTCCACCAACCGCCTCCATCGAACCACAGTCTAGtgatacatgtacagtatgtgtatctATTTCTAGGGATTCAAACCTCCAGACTTTGGTTCTATAAGCCATGGGGCAACGAGACACTGTGGTCCCCGAACCGCCTCTGTtacctccagcctcagcctctgGGACACCATGCCGATGTCTGCCGTGATGAAGACCACCCTCTTCCTCCCGTCGTCAACGATGAAGGCTCTGCTGTACAGGCGGGTGTGGATGCCCCCCGCTGTCTGGTCAAGAGTGGCATAGCccatctaccacacacacacacacacattcacacacacaaacacacactgctttgGCCTCCTTTTCTTGTCTCCCATTTCATTGATGATCACGTCATAAACCTTATCACAGATGGCTtggtttatctctgtctctctctatgtgtatATCCATGTCTTTATCACACCCATCTCCACCACACCCCAAGACAGATTATAGAAAAGGCTTTGGAGGTCATGGTGAATTCTGTTCTGATCTTGGCTTTCAAAACACATTTCATATTAGTTCAGAGTATTGTGATGACCAGGAGTAGTAGTGCATTTTGGGTCCCATTCTATGTTGTTCTTCACCCATCACACTTTACTAATCCATACTGCGTGTTAGCACTCTCAAATATGAGAATGCTGCATAAATCTGGAGTCCATGAAGGGAAaccaaagaaacacacaaaaaggcACATAGTAAGTACAGGAGATAATCCAGGAACTAAAGAGCACCGTTGTATCAGTGATCGGCGCCAAGGAACAGTTTGTGTTTTACAAGACAAGATACAATAACACCATCATATCTCCTGCAACAGCTGTAATAAAGCCTCTATGTCATGATAACCTCTGACTCAAtggtacttaagaaagatttgttggatcaaatGTTAATTTATTTcgcaatgacacttattgagggactcgctgcacttgttggttagttgtaactgatttaactgcttgtactcgctgtgaattacattattgctttcctccaggtgcATTCTAGCACTTTcaaggatcatgttgtttaattgtcatttgtttaactacatgctcttctggttccacccattggcacttatttgcttttcacagtgTATGctccatgttttggctacccacattgttttgggggctatctcgttgtttatgatcattgacctatgcacctttcgtaaagctctttcttgacagtcgctttggatgaaagcatctgctaaatgaataaatgtaaatgagttctgcgggggaagtgtgtgtggggagggaggggggaggtcactcaccagggggatgtgtgtgtgtctgtgtgtgtgtggggggggggggggaggggggaggtcactcaccagggggatgtgtgtgtgtctgtgtgtgtgtctgtgtgtgtgtgtgtgggggggggggggggaggagggagggagggaggggggaggtcactcaccagggggatgtgtgtgtgtgtgtgtgtgtggggagggagggagggaggggggaggtcactcaccagggggatgtgtgtgtgtctgtgtgtgtgtctgtgtgtgtggggggggggggggggggggggggaggagggagggagggaggggggaggtcactCACCAGGGGGATGTCAGCGGGGGGGCCAGTGCAGTCTGCCCTTCCCACCCCAATCAGGTAGGGGCTCTCCTGGGGCGGGGCGCTGGGGGGGACTGTTACCTCTGGATCCTCTGGTGGGCAGACACAGCAGCATCAGCCAGAACTCTGCGGTGCTTGAGCACTGtataccactgtgtgtgtgtgtgtgcatgtgagagtgtgtatgtgcgtgtgtgtgcgcgttacaTGGCGAGACTAAAACAAATCCTTTACTTGATCGGTCGTTCCAGCCCGTTGCCATGACGGCGATCAAACCCACGGACACTCCGGtcatgatgatgaagaggaccGCCAGGGTGGCCTCCAGCCTGGTCAGCCGGCAGCTGCCCCTCTTCACAGACATGGTCCTGCTCTGACCGCAGCACTACCACAACATGACCGCAACcacaaaacaagcacacaccGTAGTGTATCGTCGTCCACTGTCAGTGTAGTATAGTTTAACATACTATAGCATACTATCGTTTATTTGATTTATGGTACATTTAATGTCAGAATTCAAGTACACTGCAAATTGTTCTGTGCTTGTTCtggaaatatattttttatcttgTTTGAAAAATGATTTACTAGTTTCTATCTTTTAATTTGTGGTATATTCTTAAGCCTACTTATCTCTAGACTGGAACCAACTTATTTTAAGATATCTTGTTGAGAAAAAGTATCTTGCTGCATGGACAGATCATTTCACTAGTATTAAGTCCTTTTCTCTTCAAATTTAGTGATTATTTCTTGTAATTTAGCAGACCTTATTTGCAGTGTATTCAACCACAATTTCTTCCAAGTAAGGCAAAGCAGAACAGTTCAATACTTACATGCAGTTCAACTCCTGGAGGGAAGATCCTAGCTGTCCAGCAGGCAGTGACTCAACTGGAAGTCTTACTTCCAGTTGGCTTTTACTGAACAAGGGTAGGGAAGAGTCTGAACAATGTTTTACTACCCTGTTTGAAAACAGCCTTGCTGTGCTGTACAAGCATAATCACGTACAAGGGTTCCCTTACATAACTAATGGGTATCACTTCAGTGTATCTGTTATTCCAAAGGTTGTATTATATTGTATGGAGGTGCAGAGAATAACTGGAAGGAAAAATGGTAGTAACCTGTAATTCTGCTGATTCATGCATAGGTGCCTGTCAAAGGTTTGTAAACACCTAGACTTGTATCATTTTTGAGAGACttgtttttcattgtttttAATGCATGAATTGAGCCTACATGTGTATGACTTAGTATGTTCTTCAAAAATTCGAGTATATAGGTGACAGTTTGAAGAAAAGTAAGCTTTTGTACCAATATCTGTACATCCTGGTCAAAGTAAATCTTCAAACCATAATCATtcctatgtatgtgtttgtaagcAAGCAAAAAGTAAATGACATTTTTTGGGGGAACCTTaagacaaataaatagcatgtaataattaaacaaataaaatcattttgaGTAAAATGTTTGCAgaatataatttattttcaacaaTCGTATAATTTCTTCCATGGTTACAAGAAGCATTTCTTTTATCGGGTGGTTTAACCGGGGACAGGTCTGAGGTATACAATAGAGAGAGGTGATTGGATCAGTCCTCAAATCAGGAAGCAAACGTATCTTCAGATGATCTCCCATAGGCTACATGACGACCCTGGACAACCCCTAGCTAAGCCCCTATTGACAGAAACACTTTTACGAATATTACATCATATAAGGTTGGCGATATTAGCGAAATTACAAAATACCAATCAGCTTATAAGAGAATAAAGTGGAGATGTCTCTCCTGTTTGCACCTATCATGTCCCCAGTTCTATTCAGGTGTCATGCCAAGGTCCTAGAGGGTGGTACTGGACAAGGCCCAGCGGGGACAGGACTCCATCTCAGACACGGTCTGGAACTGGTCCAAGGCTCAAACTATGCAGTTTCTTGGCATAGGCAAGATAGAACACAGGTTTTTAACTTCACAGGGGAACCATGTAAGAAAGCATCGatataataaataaaacaagAGACACAGAATGAAATGATTCAGGACAATGTTATGGCGAAACGTAGCTGATTGGGAAAGAATACTTCAGTTCAGAACAATGATATTAGTAACATTCATAAACAGGGTTAGACTGGTTTAAATGTGCTATGTGCAGCGGGTGTGTTAGCATCATTCGATCACAATCCATCGACGGTTTACTTTCCAAGTCGCAATACTTTTGTAACAATCTACAGACGCTTTCAAACAGATCCATAAAAATATAGGACTGAAAGCAACTAGGAACATTTTCAGAACATTACGGAACATTCCAGAACACACCGGAATATTCTGGAACACACATCATAGCTGTGCAGTCAGGACAATAAGGCACTGAAACATTTCATCCGTCCAGTTCTCCTTTGACCCCAAATGTAAAAAATCTTTTAGCATTTACAGTTCAAAAAATAAACTTGCTATATGCTTTCGATTAGAAAATGCTCTGCAGTGTGAACAAGTTCAGTGAAAATGATTACAAAAATGTTAAATACCTACAAGGCATAGGACATTGTTGTTTACGCACAATACATTTTCTAATTGTTATGACGACGTAAGATACTTGGAGTCATGTGACCACAGCCAAAAAACGGCTTTTTCATTCACCCTCACTAAAACCTGCTGCTGTTAATCTTGGCCACAGTAACACCACCTTGTTAacttggcaaacacacacagggacacatctTTCTGGCGCGGTCACACCTATATCAAATACTATTTGAAATCCTCTCAAAATACTTCGAAGCtttggctggagagagagtcagactggGGAGAATATTCACATGGGGGAATTAGTCCAGCAGCTGTTGATGCCACCAGGGTCCCTTGCTGGTCAGGCACCAGGGCCTGTGTTTCAGGGGGACCTTAAAGGGAGACGGACCAGAGTGCAGGGTCCATCcagagatggatagatagaaaGGGGATGTTCTTGTGGCACtttaggggaggggggagagatgttcTCAGGGGCCCCAGCCCCTTTCACCGGGTCAGCCCTCGTTTGTCAGTCATTCAGGAATTattttccatccttccttctgtCAACATGTCAgaatccatccctccatccattgactgtctgcctgtctgtctttctgtctacaTGTCTGCCCGTCACGGGAACTCGGTCTCCAGCCTGCTGTACTTGGCCTGGCTCCTGTGGGCATGTCGCCACGACCACGGCAGCTGGTAGTTCCGCGGCACGATGCAGTGGACGTTGAGCTCCAGGTACAGGAAGAAGCGGTACCACCACACCCTGGCCAGGAAGTTGCTCTGCGACGCCTCCTTCAGAACCTGGgaggagaacacagaacacgCGGCGCCGCATTGGTAAACGTCTGCAACGTTCCAGATCTTTAGAACCCCAGCGACGTGGAATATGCCGGGGACGCCCGAACGACAATTTGGGAGGCAAAACTCAACAACGCACTGGATCCTTTTTTATAGACAAGATCGGGGTTTCAACATAAAGTACAACGTTTCCCCTTCACGGCTCTGACAGCATTCCTAACCAGGCCACAACATAACACCCTCTCACATCCATTTTCTTCGTCTGATACGAGGGGGAAATCCCAGGCTTCCATCTGAGCCGCTGGAGGTCCTACCTGCTGGTTGGCCATGGTGTGGTACCACCAGAAGAGGCGGGTGGTGATGTAGTAGGCCACCACCACGTCTATGGAATAATGGTCGTGGGCCAGCAGGATGCAGAACAGCCCCACGGCACACAGGGCCCAGCAGATCCAGTGGTACCACCAGAACCTCTTGGGAgagtctgggagaggaggaggagttggggcaggagagagagagaacaccgtTAACTGGAGGTGCAGTGGACTCGGTCGACCACCGGGTGTCGCTAGAGCTCCAACGCTAAGCTGAGACGGGTTCCGCGTGGACCCAGAGGAAGACTTGGTGGAAGCGGTTAAGTGTGTCATGGTGTCGCAAGAACTGATGAagaggtggttgtgtgtgctcgtgtcttTTAAACTCTGTGTAGAATaagggtcctgtgtgtgtgtgtgtgcgctttacTCACACTCCCGGATGAAGAGGTAGGTGAGCGTGAGCATAACGGTGTGACCGCTGTAGAGATAGTCTCCACACATGTGGTGAGACCCTGTGATGGTCAGGCCTCCTCCTGCTATCATCTGCATCACCCTCCGCATCTGGGACAACCTATCTCCAAAcagctacacccacacacacacacacacaaagaggacaTGGTCAATTAAATAATTCAACTGGATCTGTAGCGCAGCAGATGTTGAGTCGGATGGTTCACCCAGTAGGATGGTTCACCCAGTAGGATGGTTCACCTAGTAGGATGGTTCACCTAGTAGGATGGTTCACCCAGTAGGATGGTTCACCTAGTAGGATGGTTCACCCAGTAGGATGATTCACCCAGTAGGATGGTTCACCTAGTAGGATGGTTCACCCAGTAGGATGATTCACCCAGTAGGATGATTCACCCAGTAGGATGATTCACCCAGTAGGATGGTTCACCCAGTAGGATGGTTCACCCAGTAGGATGATTCACCCAGTAGGATGGTTCACCCAGTAGGATGATTCACCCAGTAGGATGATTCACCCAGTAGGATGGTTCACCCAGTAGGATGGTTCACCCAGTAGGAGCAAACAGGAACACAGCCCCTAACAGAGCCCCCCGACCAGAGGAGCAGAATAGATCTGTCTGccacaggaaggaggaggctgctggagagggcgtCTGCAGCAGAGCTACAGTCTGACTGATAACTGGAGTTTTCCTGTGGAGGAACGGGAGGATATCCTGACCTGGGCCACGCTGGTggtcatacatgcacacacatatacacactactGGAACGCTCCacccaaacacatatacacacacacacctctcgaaCCACccagcagtcacacacacacagccctggaaCATCCACAGTGACGCAGTGAGCAAATGTCAAGAGCatcacatgcacatacaaacacactaatCCTAACGTTGCCACCATGTGTCATAGAGGTTCACTGCCTTTGGAAACAACACTGGAGTGTGACAAACACTGGCATTGGATAATGACACTAGTGGATGATGTCCCTCCTGGTTGGAACTGTGAGAACGTGGCCAGTGGATGGTGTCCCTGGTGGATGATGTTCTTAGGGGATGGTGTCCCTAGTGGATGATGTCCCTAGTGGATGATGTCCCAAGTGTGTCTACTGGAGCTGCGACTCCCACAGATCCCTGCAGCTGACTGACTGGAGTGGAAAACTACGACCAGGGGGTCACCAACTGCAACgagacaccctcctctccccctctccctctccccccatccccctctctatcccctTCTCTTCGTCCATGTCCttccccttctttctcctcctctctatcatcACTTTCACTCATTGTAGCGTTCAAACACACCCCCTACACGTTTACAAGAATGCTGTGTAGTACATTGAGAAGCAAaacctagtgtgtgtgtttgtgtgtgtgtttgtctgtgtgtacgtgggtgAGCGTTTTGCAGTGAATGTCAGtatttatttctgtgtgtgtttgtctgactaTCTGAATGTCAGTatatttttctgtgtgtgtgtgtctgactatcTGAATGTCAGTatatttttctgtgtgtgtgtgtctgactatcTGAATGTCAGTatatttttctgtgtgtgtgtgtctgactatcTGAATGCCAGTatatttttctgtgtgtgtgtgtctgactatcTGAATGTCAGTatatttttctgtgtgtgtgtgtgtctgactatcTGAATGTCAGTatatttttctgtgtgtgtgtgtgtctcaccttggGGGAGCACTTGAAGTGCATGCCAGGCACAGGCAGGGTGGTGATGTACATGGTGACACACCTGTAGAGGTAGAGGGTGCCCACGATGAAGAAGAACCTGCGGCCTACGATGGACCTGAGGACCAGAGATCGCCAGGtcagcagaggtcaggggtcaactgCATATCCAAGACCACAtgacgcacacagacagatatatacacacacacagatactgtatacacaaacacacagatacagttaggtccataagtatttggacattgacacaatttatcattttggctctgcataccaccacaatggattttaatgaaacaatcaagatgtgctttaagtgcagactttcagctttaatttcagggtatttacatccaaatcaggtgaacggtgtaggaattacaacacattttatatgtgccccccccctttttaagggaccaaaaataattggacaaactaacataatcataaatctaattgtcacttttaatacttggttgcaaatcctttgcagtcaatgacagtctgaagtctggaacccatagacatcaccagacgctgggtttcgtccctggtgatgctctgccaggcctctactgcaactgtcttcagttcctgcttgttcttggggcattttcccttcagttttgtatttagcaagtgaaatgcatgctcaattggatttaggtcaggtgattgacttggccattgcagaacattccacttctttgccttggttgctttcgcagtatgcttcgggtcattgtccatctgcactgtgaagcgccgtcctatgagttctgaagcatttggctgaatctgagcagataatattgccagaaacacttcagaattcatcctactgcttttgtcagcagtcacatcatcaataaatacaagggaaccagttccattggcagccatacatgcccacgccataacactacctccaccatgcttcactgatgaggtggtatgctttggatcatgagcagttccttcccttctccatactcttctcttcccatcattctggtacaagttgatcttggtctcatctgtccataggatgttgttccagaactgtacaggctcttttagatgtgttttggcaaactctaatctggtcttcctgtttttgagactcaccaatggtttacatcttgtggtgaaccctctgtatttactctggtgaagtcttctcttaattgttgactttgacacagatacgcctacctcctggagagtgttcttgatctggccaactgttgtgaaggggtttttcttcaccaggaaaataattcttctgtcatccaccacagttgttttccgtggtcttctggtgttgctgagctcaccagtgcgttctttctttttaagaatgtacttaaagtctgcacttaaagcacaccttgattgtttcatttcaaatccattgtggtggtatacagagccaaaatgatgaaaattgtgtcaatgtccaaatacttatggacctaactgtatacacaaacaaacacagatactgtatacacaaacacacagatatacacaaacacacacacagatatacacaaacAGTTGACACTCGTGGAGGGTAGGAGGTGGTCATCATAAAGAATACTGCGCGTCCATCGAAACATACTAAACTCTGTGCAATCCTCTGTATTTCACTGTAAAACTATACCCTGCATAGGCCTCTATACTCTTGGACGTACTCCTGTGTCCCTACAGGCCGGCCTGGTTGCTCACCAGCAAGGTTCTGGCTCCcagtgtgtgtccagcagggggGTCCTACCTGTACTTGAGCAGGAGCAGCTGCAACAGCCACAGGCCCACCAGCACCATGCCGTTGACCTCGCAGATGGTGAAGGCCCACTCCACGCGGCCGAACAGGTCGAAGAACTTGTCGGGCAGGGGCGGGGTGTCCTCCTTGGGGGGAACGCGCTCGTGGACCACCGAGATCATCACCGTGGTGGACACGAAGCAGATCATGGCGTACACGAACGCCACGCCCGTCTTCCCCCACTCGCTGGGCAGCGGCGAGCGCGTGGCCTCGCCCGCCGCCGGGATCTGGATCAGGACGTGGCCCTTGTGGAAGCCGTTGACCGCGCCGTTCCGCTGCGGCTTGCCGTCGTCGGGGCTAGCCTGCCCGGCGCCCGGGGGCGGGGCGAGGGGCGTGTGTTGGTGGGCGTGGCCGTTGGCGTGGCCGTTCTTGTGCGAATGGATGTGGTGCTCGATGCGGAGGGTCTCCACCCTGTCCACGAGCTGCTTCCCTCCGTCTGACGTCAccagggagaggggcggggacaGGAAGTCGGCGCGAGACAGCTGGAGCAAGCCCCGCCCATCCAGGAGGCGCAGTGCGTCTGTGTACTCCTGCATGCCCTCGTCGCTCAGCCATTGGACAACCTCCTTGCTCGACCAATGAGCCACGGCCTTCATGTCAGGggtaagaggagggggagggtctaGGGGTGTCAATGACTCGATCGGACCAATCCACAGTCCTGTTCAGGTCACGCTCATCACAGAGAGATGTCATTGGCTGCCAACACCTGGAGGCTCCactccagccaatcacagtaGACAGTTTGACAAGAGATTATTTGATCCAAGCTGCGGTTGGTATTTCATCTGAGTGAAGCAGGAAGGCCTTTTTTTCTGTGacaggaaagaaaaaataacattGTTACCAGTGAAGAATAATTCATTTAGTGTTCTTGGCTGTTAGAATAACCTTGTTTTGGCTAatcagccccctgccccctgcttcGGAAAAAAGGAAGAGAAATGATGGTGTAACAAATCATGCGTATCAGTACGCAACAGAATCCGATCAAATCAGTTTTTCACGAGTTTCGCACAAACCAAACAGCACAACCAAATTCTCCACACGACACGCGCCTCTTTTCAGGAGGACATGCGACTTCTATTTAGGAAGACAAAGCCTCAACTATCATCGGAAATTCCACGAGAGAACGCTTTCAGGTAGAACATATGGAGAGAGTATGGTACATCTAGCCAACGGTGACACTGATATGGATACACTTAAATAAGACTTGGATCAGGTTTATCACCCACACCCTTGAGCCAATACTGTATCGGGTTTCCACAATCCAATTTCCACtatcacaaatgttaagaaaGTTAAAGCATGCGAAGTGTAGTAAAGCATTTTGTGTCGCAAGCAGAAACGGAACAGCCGATGTCAAATTATCTACCTAGTTGATTTCAGTTTCCAGAGGAAAACGATCCAGTTCCAGTTAGACTCAAGCAATTCTCCGAATTGGCAACTAGTATGGAGCGCGGTAAGGAGAAACTTCCCCGCAAGGCATGCGAGGAACTCGGGGAGAATGCTACAGGGGTGGGGCGACTCTGTTTACAAATGTTTCTTTGACGGAGGAGGGGTGATCTTTGGGCCTCATCTGGTATACATTGGCGAGGT includes:
- the sgms1b gene encoding phosphatidylcholine:ceramide cholinephosphotransferase 1 translates to MKAVAHWSSKEVVQWLSDEGMQEYTDALRLLDGRGLLQLSRADFLSPPLSLVTSDGGKQLVDRVETLRIEHHIHSHKNGHANGHAHQHTPLAPPPGAGQASPDDGKPQRNGAVNGFHKGHVLIQIPAAGEATRSPLPSEWGKTGVAFVYAMICFVSTTVMISVVHERVPPKEDTPPLPDKFFDLFGRVEWAFTICEVNGMVLVGLWLLQLLLLKYRSIVGRRFFFIVGTLYLYRCVTMYITTLPVPGMHFKCSPKLFGDRLSQMRRVMQMIAGGGLTITGSHHMCGDYLYSGHTVMLTLTYLFIREYSPKRFWWYHWICWALCAVGLFCILLAHDHYSIDVVVAYYITTRLFWWYHTMANQQVLKEASQSNFLARVWWYRFFLYLELNVHCIVPRNYQLPWSWRHAHRSQAKYSRLETEFP